A DNA window from Thiobacillus denitrificans ATCC 25259 contains the following coding sequences:
- a CDS encoding pirin family protein, which produces MKIRTIRQVVPAFEVTEGAGVTVHRSIGTPALKNLDPFLMLDHFGSDNPDDYIAGFPEHPHRGFITFTYMLDGHMEHRDSMGNRGDLEAGGAQWMKAASGVIHSEMPRQTDGLMRGFQLWINLPASEKMSDPQYQEFSAGSIPEAAVEQGRVRVLAGEFGTARGVIEDPATDVLYLDVALDRGAGFRHLLSDVRNAFVYVFEGSARVGSEALATHALAVLGAGDAVEIEAGGEGVRFILVAGRPIGEPVVQHGPFVMSSREEIEQAFADYREGRFVRSKATMTGG; this is translated from the coding sequence ATGAAAATCCGCACGATCCGCCAGGTCGTTCCCGCCTTCGAGGTGACCGAAGGCGCGGGCGTTACCGTTCATCGCAGCATCGGCACGCCGGCGCTGAAGAACCTCGACCCCTTCCTGATGCTCGACCACTTCGGCAGCGACAACCCCGACGACTACATCGCCGGCTTTCCCGAGCACCCGCACCGCGGCTTCATCACCTTCACCTACATGCTCGACGGCCACATGGAACACCGCGACAGCATGGGCAACCGCGGTGACCTCGAAGCTGGCGGTGCGCAGTGGATGAAAGCCGCGAGCGGTGTCATCCATTCCGAGATGCCCAGGCAGACCGACGGCCTGATGCGCGGCTTCCAACTCTGGATCAACCTGCCCGCGAGTGAAAAGATGTCCGATCCGCAGTACCAGGAATTCTCGGCTGGGTCGATTCCCGAGGCGGCGGTCGAGCAGGGCAGGGTCCGCGTTCTCGCAGGCGAGTTCGGTACCGCGCGCGGCGTGATCGAAGACCCGGCAACGGACGTGCTTTACCTCGACGTGGCGCTCGACCGCGGCGCGGGCTTCCGTCATCTGCTGAGCGACGTGCGCAACGCCTTCGTGTACGTCTTCGAAGGCTCCGCGCGGGTCGGCAGCGAGGCCTTGGCGACGCACGCGCTCGCGGTCCTCGGCGCCGGGGATGCCGTCGAGATCGAAGCGGGCGGCGAGGGGGTGCGTTTCATCCTGGTCGCGGGCCGGCCGATCGGCGAACCCGTCGTGCAGCACGGCCCCTTCGTCATGAGCAGCCGCGAGGAGATCGAGCAGGCTTTTGCGGACTACCGTGAGGGCCGCTTCGTGCGCAGCAAGGCCACGATGACGGGAGGCTGA